Proteins encoded by one window of Enterococcus faecalis:
- the cshA gene encoding degradosome RNA helicase CshA, with protein MKFKELGLAPELLSAVERAGFEEATPIQSETIPLALAGKDVIGQAQTGTGKTAAFGLPMLNKIDADNRVIQGLVIAPTRELAIQTQEELFRLGRDKKIRVQAVYGGADIGRQIRGLKDRPHIVVGTPGRLLDHINRRTLKLETVETLVLDEADEMLNMGFLEDIEKIISQVPEQRQTLLFSATMPPAIKNIGVKFMKQPEHVKIKAKEMTADLIDQYYVRSKDFEKFDIMTRLLDVQTPELTIVFGRTKRRVDELARGLEARGYKAEGIHGDLSQQKRMSVLRSFKNGNLDILVATDVAARGLDISGVTHVYNYDIPQDPESYVHRIGRTGRAGKGGMSVTFVTPNEMGYLHVIENLTKKRMTPLRPPTEKEAFKGQLSAAVETIESDLEENGLDKYLESAEALLEKYSATDLAALLLKTVAKDPADAVPVKITPERPLPSNKKGFNKNGRGGGGGNNRNRNRGGNGKGGSYRGNKNHKDGDRNYKNSDRKNKDQRGGKRHNDKKRGFVIRENAK; from the coding sequence TTGAAATTTAAAGAACTTGGTTTAGCGCCAGAATTATTATCAGCGGTAGAACGCGCAGGCTTCGAGGAAGCAACCCCTATTCAATCAGAAACAATTCCGTTAGCGTTAGCAGGAAAAGACGTAATCGGACAAGCACAAACAGGAACAGGGAAAACCGCTGCTTTTGGCTTACCAATGCTTAACAAAATTGACGCAGACAACCGCGTTATTCAAGGATTAGTCATTGCACCAACCCGTGAGTTGGCTATCCAAACACAAGAAGAGTTATTCCGTTTAGGCCGCGATAAAAAGATTCGCGTCCAAGCCGTTTACGGTGGGGCTGATATCGGTCGCCAAATCCGTGGACTAAAAGATCGTCCACATATCGTTGTAGGTACACCAGGACGTTTACTAGACCATATTAACCGTCGTACCTTGAAATTAGAAACTGTTGAAACATTAGTTTTAGACGAAGCAGATGAAATGTTAAACATGGGCTTCTTGGAAGACATTGAAAAAATCATCTCACAAGTGCCAGAACAACGTCAAACACTTCTATTTTCAGCAACTATGCCGCCAGCAATCAAGAATATTGGCGTGAAATTCATGAAACAACCAGAACATGTGAAGATTAAAGCCAAAGAAATGACGGCTGATTTAATTGATCAATATTATGTACGTTCAAAAGACTTTGAAAAATTTGACATTATGACACGTTTACTAGACGTGCAAACCCCAGAATTGACCATTGTCTTTGGTCGGACAAAACGCCGTGTTGATGAACTTGCCCGCGGGTTAGAAGCGCGTGGTTACAAAGCAGAAGGCATCCATGGCGACCTATCACAACAAAAACGGATGAGCGTTTTACGTTCATTCAAAAATGGTAACTTAGATATCTTAGTGGCAACAGATGTAGCAGCACGTGGGTTAGATATTTCAGGTGTCACCCATGTCTATAACTACGATATTCCACAAGATCCAGAAAGTTATGTTCACCGTATTGGTCGGACAGGTCGTGCTGGTAAAGGTGGTATGTCTGTGACGTTTGTAACACCAAACGAAATGGGTTACTTACATGTCATCGAAAACCTAACGAAAAAACGGATGACACCATTACGTCCACCAACCGAAAAAGAAGCATTTAAAGGACAATTAAGTGCAGCTGTTGAAACCATCGAAAGTGATCTAGAAGAAAATGGTTTAGACAAATATCTAGAATCTGCTGAAGCGTTATTAGAAAAATATTCAGCGACAGACTTAGCTGCGTTATTATTAAAAACAGTAGCGAAAGATCCAGCAGATGCGGTTCCTGTAAAAATTACCCCAGAACGACCATTGCCTTCAAATAAAAAAGGCTTTAACAAAAATGGCCGTGGTGGTGGCGGTGGGAACAACCGTAATCGCAACCGTGGTGGCAATGGTAAAGGTGGCAGCTATCGTGGCAACAAAAACCATAAAGATGGCGACCGTAATTACAAAAATAGCGACCGCAAAAATAAAGATCAACGTGGCGGCAAACGTCATAACGATAAAAAACGTGGTTTCGTCATTCGCGAAAACGCCAAATAA
- the acpS gene encoding holo-ACP synthase, which translates to MIKGIGIDAVELSRIKPIVEKQGSFIQRVLTPNELTLFEKLSTKRQIEFLAGRFACKEAFSKAWGTGIGKVGLQDIEVLTEKTGAPYVANSPHNGKVFVSITHTDTMAIAQIVLESE; encoded by the coding sequence ATGATAAAGGGAATTGGTATTGACGCAGTAGAATTAAGTCGGATAAAACCGATTGTTGAAAAACAAGGATCATTTATTCAACGGGTTTTAACACCTAACGAATTGACCCTTTTTGAAAAGTTATCTACAAAACGTCAAATAGAATTTTTAGCTGGTCGTTTTGCTTGTAAAGAAGCGTTCTCTAAAGCATGGGGCACAGGGATTGGTAAAGTTGGTTTACAAGATATTGAGGTGCTGACTGAAAAAACAGGTGCACCATACGTAGCAAACTCGCCCCATAATGGTAAAGTGTTTGTCTCGATTACGCACACAGATACTATGGCGATTGCACAAATTGTTTTAGAAAGCGAATAA
- the alr gene encoding alanine racemase, which yields MVVGWHRPTRLHIDTQAITENVQKECQRLPEGTALFAVVKANGYGHGAVESAKAAKKGGATGFCVALLDEAIELREAGVQDPILILSVVDLAYVPLLIQYDLSVTVATQEWLEATLQQLTPESNTPLRVHLKVDTGMGRIGFLTPEETKQAVRFVQSHKEFLWEGIFTHFSTADEIDTSYFEKQAGRFKAVLAVLEELPRYVHVSNSATALWHPDVPGNMIRYGVAMYGLNPSGNKLAPSYALKPALRLTSELIHVKRLAAGEGIGYGETYVTEAEEWIGTVPIGYADGWLRHLQGFTVLVNGKRCEIVGRVCMDQCMIRLAEEVPVGSVVTLVGKDGNEENTLQMVAEKLETIHYEVACTFSQRIPREYN from the coding sequence ATGGTCGTTGGATGGCATCGTCCTACACGGTTACATATCGATACGCAAGCAATTACTGAAAATGTCCAAAAGGAATGTCAACGTTTGCCAGAAGGAACCGCTTTATTTGCGGTTGTAAAAGCGAACGGCTATGGGCATGGCGCCGTAGAATCCGCTAAAGCGGCGAAAAAAGGTGGCGCGACAGGTTTTTGTGTCGCCTTATTGGATGAAGCAATTGAATTGAGAGAAGCAGGTGTTCAGGACCCCATTTTAATTTTGAGTGTGGTAGACTTAGCTTATGTGCCTTTGTTGATTCAATATGATTTGTCTGTAACGGTAGCTACACAAGAATGGTTAGAAGCTACTCTTCAACAACTAACGCCTGAGAGTAACACGCCATTACGTGTTCACTTAAAAGTCGATACTGGCATGGGACGGATTGGCTTTTTAACCCCGGAAGAGACTAAGCAAGCAGTGCGGTTTGTTCAATCCCACAAAGAATTTTTATGGGAAGGGATTTTTACTCATTTTTCAACAGCTGATGAAATCGATACAAGCTATTTTGAAAAACAAGCAGGGCGTTTTAAGGCTGTTCTAGCAGTTTTAGAAGAGTTACCACGGTATGTCCATGTTAGCAATAGTGCGACAGCGTTATGGCATCCTGATGTGCCAGGAAACATGATTCGCTATGGAGTAGCCATGTATGGATTGAACCCTTCAGGTAATAAGCTGGCCCCAAGCTATGCGTTAAAGCCGGCCTTACGGTTGACCAGTGAACTTATCCATGTAAAACGCTTAGCGGCTGGTGAAGGGATTGGCTATGGCGAAACCTACGTAACTGAAGCTGAAGAATGGATTGGGACAGTGCCAATCGGCTATGCAGATGGCTGGTTGCGTCATCTCCAAGGATTTACAGTGCTCGTGAATGGTAAGCGTTGCGAAATCGTCGGACGAGTGTGTATGGATCAATGTATGATTCGTTTAGCAGAAGAAGTTCCTGTCGGCTCAGTCGTTACATTAGTTGGAAAAGATGGCAATGAAGAAAATACGTTACAAATGGTAGCCGAAAAATTAGAAACCATTCATTATGAAGTTGCATGTACTTTCTCACAAAGAATCCCCAGAGAATATAACTAG